One Pyrofollis japonicus DNA window includes the following coding sequences:
- a CDS encoding phosphoadenosine phosphosulfate reductase domain-containing protein, with translation MVKRIKGEAALRIFRRYVPRLRWCPRCGAPVLGSEKCPKCGGPTLEVKMAPPGDARPAWPKERRELYEAARRELGSEAAKRLLGSTSTFILFNPVQGVDAAYEVIVDGHTIGLFYYEPFEEEWRFRPDRVGAEILANEELAFVLETNTVLRSGQVLRSGLRGDKPGPGGYVVLVGRGPSYGVGRVLDNGAVRVVKAWRRRRRVEWRHNPRPLSIEEAAEMNKEWLIGLEEEAAKWLEETIRRHGFWAVAAISGGKDSTVAAKIAQLAGVEHSYSIDTGIEHPESLETIDKVVKGLGFVHHTGSPGRDAFWKAAELYGPPARDYRWCTKYLKMAVLPKVFAEFPRGKEILVVTGQRGAESTQRALSPRLAESGTAAHGKHYVALPIQRWSSLEVFLYIVLRRLPMHPLYMEGFDRIGCYMCPVSRLAELKIVEKRHPDLWSKWIGFLRRFARSRGLPDEWIRLGLWRWRFSYPSEAQLLARRAGLDPDRLLERLNSGVGAAIEYGRRGKSLLITIGLHDPVDPGLLPGLVKATGLEAARISDGEAVLRDPGSGAEMRLSTDGRIELTNAESLRDIRGAAKAVRAAIATIYMASYCLGCGLCEASCPYNAVTKPYPAINAERCTGCRRCINACPATNQADYVEGVVFRLLKQLKTARR, from the coding sequence TTGGTTAAGCGAATCAAAGGTGAGGCCGCCCTACGCATATTCCGCCGCTACGTGCCTAGACTGCGCTGGTGCCCACGCTGCGGCGCACCAGTACTTGGGAGCGAGAAGTGCCCAAAATGCGGCGGCCCGACCCTCGAGGTCAAGATGGCTCCTCCCGGCGACGCTAGGCCAGCGTGGCCCAAGGAGCGGAGGGAGCTCTACGAGGCAGCTAGGCGAGAACTGGGCAGCGAAGCCGCTAAGAGGCTGCTCGGTTCAACAAGCACGTTCATCCTCTTTAACCCGGTTCAGGGCGTTGACGCAGCCTACGAGGTTATAGTCGATGGTCATACTATTGGGCTGTTCTACTACGAGCCCTTCGAGGAAGAGTGGCGCTTCCGCCCAGACAGAGTGGGCGCAGAGATCCTGGCTAACGAGGAGCTAGCATTCGTGCTTGAAACGAATACTGTTCTGAGGAGCGGCCAGGTTCTCCGCAGCGGACTCCGGGGAGACAAGCCCGGGCCCGGAGGCTACGTCGTCCTCGTGGGGCGCGGGCCCAGCTACGGGGTAGGCAGAGTACTAGATAATGGCGCTGTCCGGGTGGTCAAGGCCTGGAGGCGGCGGCGAAGAGTAGAGTGGAGGCACAACCCGAGACCTCTGAGCATAGAGGAGGCCGCGGAGATGAACAAGGAGTGGCTCATAGGCCTCGAAGAGGAGGCGGCGAAGTGGCTAGAAGAGACTATTAGGAGGCATGGCTTCTGGGCTGTGGCTGCGATAAGCGGGGGTAAGGACAGCACGGTCGCGGCCAAGATAGCTCAGCTCGCGGGGGTTGAGCACAGCTACAGTATTGACACCGGTATAGAGCACCCTGAGAGCCTCGAGACAATAGACAAGGTTGTCAAGGGGCTCGGATTCGTTCATCACACCGGGTCTCCCGGCAGAGACGCCTTCTGGAAGGCGGCGGAGCTCTACGGGCCACCCGCGAGAGATTATCGCTGGTGTACAAAGTACCTCAAAATGGCTGTCCTCCCAAAGGTGTTCGCCGAGTTTCCCCGCGGCAAGGAAATACTCGTCGTCACTGGGCAGCGAGGGGCAGAGAGCACTCAGAGAGCACTCTCACCGAGACTAGCGGAGAGCGGCACTGCGGCTCACGGCAAGCACTACGTAGCGCTACCTATCCAGCGGTGGAGCAGCCTAGAAGTCTTCCTCTACATCGTTCTCCGACGCCTACCAATGCACCCCCTCTACATGGAGGGCTTTGACAGAATAGGCTGCTACATGTGCCCTGTCAGCAGGCTAGCAGAGCTAAAGATAGTTGAGAAGCGCCACCCGGACCTCTGGTCAAAGTGGATAGGGTTCCTCAGGCGCTTCGCCCGGAGCCGCGGCCTCCCAGATGAATGGATAAGGCTTGGGCTCTGGAGATGGAGGTTCAGCTATCCCTCAGAAGCACAGCTCCTCGCAAGAAGGGCAGGCCTAGACCCCGACAGGCTGCTGGAGCGGCTCAACAGCGGGGTCGGAGCAGCAATCGAGTACGGGAGGAGGGGCAAGAGCCTCCTCATAACCATAGGTCTCCACGACCCTGTGGATCCCGGGCTCCTGCCGGGGCTCGTCAAGGCCACAGGGCTCGAGGCGGCGAGGATTAGCGACGGGGAGGCAGTGCTCCGGGACCCCGGCTCCGGGGCAGAGATGAGGCTCAGCACTGATGGCAGGATAGAACTGACTAATGCTGAATCATTGCGCGATATCCGTGGAGCAGCTAAGGCCGTAAGGGCAGCCATTGCAACCATCTACATGGCGTCCTATTGCCTCGGCTGCGGCCTCTGCGAGGCAAGCTGCCCCTACAACGCGGTCACAAAACCATATCCAGCGATCAACGCGGAGCGCTGCACGGGTTGCAGAAGGTGCATAAACGCTTGCCCAGCTACAAACCAGGCGGACTACGTTGAGGGAGTTGTGTTCAGGCTTTTAAAGCAGCTAAAAACAGCTAGGAGATAG
- a CDS encoding metal-dependent hydrolase family protein — protein sequence MPGLIDAHVHVTGLQSGDYVREALTTPIGVLFVRGARVLERILDAGFTTIVDAGGVIGLHLRDAVAEGTIRGPRIVAAGYPVSQTFGHGDVHFLPIEYVDVRTSKLFQPFMPLICDGADECRKAARYALREGADFIKIFATGGVASQRDRPEYPQFTIEEIKAIVEEARRARRFVHAHAEGAEGIVNALRAGVTRIAHAIFIDDEGISLALEKNAVIIPTLSVVKLLVEHGEKAGVPDWALEKAREVYKIHVENIRRAYRAGVRIATGTDFFFEPPGTKFYGLNALELVLLVNEVGMTPAEALVAATKNAAYIAGLEGRVGELKPGYVADLIAVKGSPDQDPKTLLCEQNIGLVIKEGKIVKNLVGGPDKK from the coding sequence ATGCCTGGCCTCATAGACGCGCACGTCCATGTTACTGGCTTGCAGAGCGGAGACTATGTGCGAGAAGCCTTGACCACGCCTATCGGTGTGCTCTTTGTCCGTGGGGCAAGGGTTCTAGAGCGCATACTTGATGCTGGCTTCACGACGATTGTTGACGCTGGCGGCGTGATCGGGCTCCACTTGCGCGACGCCGTCGCCGAGGGAACGATTCGCGGGCCGCGAATAGTTGCTGCTGGCTACCCTGTAAGCCAGACTTTTGGCCACGGCGACGTACACTTCTTGCCCATAGAGTACGTTGATGTACGCACGTCTAAGCTGTTCCAGCCATTCATGCCCCTTATATGCGACGGTGCCGATGAGTGCCGCAAGGCTGCGCGGTACGCTCTCCGCGAGGGCGCAGACTTCATCAAGATATTCGCGACGGGTGGTGTCGCTTCTCAGCGCGACCGGCCAGAGTACCCACAGTTCACGATCGAGGAGATTAAGGCTATAGTTGAGGAAGCTAGGAGGGCTAGGCGCTTCGTCCACGCTCATGCAGAGGGTGCTGAGGGCATAGTTAACGCGCTGCGGGCAGGTGTTACGAGAATCGCGCACGCCATATTCATAGACGATGAGGGGATAAGCCTCGCGCTCGAGAAGAACGCGGTGATAATACCGACGCTTAGCGTGGTAAAGCTCCTCGTAGAGCACGGTGAGAAGGCTGGTGTACCTGACTGGGCGTTGGAGAAGGCGCGAGAGGTCTACAAGATACACGTGGAGAACATTAGGAGGGCGTACCGGGCCGGCGTAAGGATCGCCACGGGGACGGACTTCTTCTTCGAGCCGCCGGGCACGAAGTTCTATGGCCTCAATGCGCTAGAGCTGGTGCTCCTCGTGAACGAGGTAGGCATGACACCGGCCGAGGCCTTGGTAGCCGCCACGAAGAATGCTGCATATATTGCTGGCCTGGAGGGCAGGGTTGGCGAGCTGAAGCCTGGATACGTGGCCGACCTCATAGCCGTGAAGGGCAGCCCCGACCAGGACCCGAAGACGCTTCTATGCGAGCAAAACATCGGCCTCGTCATAAAGGAGGGCAAGATTGTTAAGAACCTTGTAGGGGGCCCGGATAAGAAGTAG